The following are from one region of the Pectobacterium actinidiae genome:
- the hns gene encoding histone-like nucleoid-structuring protein H-NS has product MSEALKILNNIRTLRAQARECTLDTLEEMLEKLEVVVNERREEDSQVQAEVEERARKLQQYRDMLIADGIDPNELLQSLGSVKVAGKSKRAARPAKYQYTDENGELKTWTGQGRTPAVIKKAIEEQGKSLDDFLL; this is encoded by the coding sequence ATGAGCGAAGCACTAAAGATTCTTAACAACATCCGTACTCTGCGTGCCCAGGCAAGAGAATGTACCCTGGATACTTTGGAAGAAATGCTGGAAAAATTGGAAGTCGTGGTTAATGAACGCCGCGAAGAAGATAGCCAGGTTCAGGCTGAAGTTGAAGAACGTGCGCGTAAATTGCAGCAATATCGCGATATGCTGATTGCAGACGGTATTGACCCTAACGAATTATTGCAGTCTTTAGGTTCAGTTAAGGTTGCAGGTAAAAGCAAGCGCGCTGCCCGCCCAGCAAAATATCAATACACTGACGAAAACGGTGAGCTTAAAACCTGGACTGGCCAAGGTCGTACACCGGCAGTAATCAAGAAAGCAATCGAAGAGCAAGGTAAATCTTTAGACGATTTCCTGCTGTAA
- a CDS encoding thymidine kinase, producing MAQLYFYYSAMNAGKSTALLQSSYNYQERGMRTLVFTAEIDNRHGVGIVSSRIGLSSPALLFNPQTSLFGLLEKEHRAQPVDCVLIDECQFLTREQVSELSDVVDQLDIPVLCYGLRTDFRGDLFSGSHYLLAWADKLIELKTVCHCGRKANCVLRLDAQGNAVHEGEQVVIGGNESYVSVCRKHYKIALGLTRKESE from the coding sequence GTGGCCCAACTTTATTTTTATTATTCTGCAATGAATGCAGGGAAATCGACGGCGCTATTGCAGTCATCATATAACTATCAGGAGCGCGGGATGCGCACGCTGGTGTTCACTGCAGAAATAGATAATCGGCATGGCGTGGGGATAGTAAGTTCACGGATAGGCCTTTCTTCCCCGGCATTATTGTTTAATCCGCAGACATCCTTATTTGGATTGCTGGAGAAAGAGCACCGTGCTCAGCCCGTCGATTGTGTATTAATTGACGAATGTCAATTTTTAACCCGCGAGCAGGTGAGTGAGCTTTCCGATGTCGTGGACCAATTAGATATCCCGGTATTGTGCTACGGGTTGCGTACTGATTTTCGTGGCGATTTGTTTTCCGGGAGTCACTATTTATTAGCGTGGGCAGATAAGCTGATCGAGTTAAAAACGGTCTGCCATTGCGGCCGCAAAGCCAACTGCGTATTGCGGTTAGATGCACAAGGTAATGCTGTCCACGAAGGGGAACAGGTCGTTATTGGCGGCAATGAGAGCTATGTTTCCGTGTGCCGTAAGCATTATAAAATTGCGCTGGGATTAACCCGTAAAGAAAGCGAGTAA
- the adhE gene encoding bifunctional acetaldehyde-CoA/alcohol dehydrogenase has protein sequence MAVTNVAELNALVERVRKAQQEFATYTQEQVDKIFRAAALAASDARIPLAKMAVAESGMGIVEDKVIKNHFASEYIYNAYQDEKTCGILSTDDTFGTITIAEPIGLICGIVPTTNPTSTAIFKALISLKTRNGIIFSPHPRAKNATNKAADIVLQAAIAAGAPKDIIGWIDQPSVELSNQLMHHPDINLILATGGPGMVKAAYSSGKPAIGVGAGNTPVVVDETADIKRAVASILMSKTFDNGVICASEQSVIVVDSVYDAVRERFATHGGYMLKGKELHAVQGILLKNGSLNADIVGQPAPKIAEMAGITVPANTKVLIGEVTAVDESEPFAHEKLSPTLAMYRAKDFNDAVIKAEKLVAMGGIGHTSCLYTDQDNQPERVNHFGNMMKTARILINTPASQGGIGDLYNFKLAPSLTLGCGSWGGNSISENVGPKHLINKKTVAKRAENMLWHKLPKSIYFRRGSLPIALEEVASDGAKRAFIVTDRFLFNNGYVDQVTSVLKQHGLETEVFFEVEADPTLSIVRKGAEQMHSFKPDVIIALGGGSPMDAAKIMWVMYEHPTTHFEELALRFMDIRKRIYKFPKMGVKAKMVAITTTSGTGSEVTPFAVVTDDATGQKYPLADYALTPDMAIVDANLVMNMPKSLCAFGGLDAVTHSLEAYVSVLANEYSDGQALQALKLLKENLPDSYRDGAKNPVARERVHNAATIAGIAFANAFLGVCHSMAHKLGSEFHIPHGLANALLISNVIRYNANDNPTKQTTFSQYDRPQARRRYAEIADHLRLTAPSDRTAQKIEKLLGWLEEMKTELGIPTSIREAGVQEADFLAKVDKLSEDAFDDQCTGANPRYPLISELKQILLDTYYGRKFSEEEKTEAVEPVVKSAKTSKKAAQ, from the coding sequence ATGGCCGTAACCAACGTTGCAGAACTTAACGCACTGGTCGAAAGAGTGAGAAAGGCACAGCAGGAATTTGCCACTTACACTCAGGAACAAGTGGACAAAATCTTCCGCGCTGCCGCACTCGCTGCATCAGATGCCCGTATCCCGCTGGCAAAAATGGCAGTTGCTGAATCCGGCATGGGGATAGTGGAAGATAAAGTCATCAAAAACCACTTCGCATCCGAGTACATTTATAACGCCTATCAGGATGAAAAAACCTGCGGCATCCTCTCTACTGATGACACGTTCGGTACGATTACCATCGCTGAACCTATTGGCCTGATTTGCGGTATTGTTCCCACCACCAACCCGACTTCTACCGCGATTTTTAAAGCGCTGATCAGCCTGAAGACCCGTAACGGGATTATCTTTTCTCCCCATCCGCGTGCAAAAAATGCGACCAATAAAGCTGCCGATATTGTTCTGCAAGCAGCCATTGCGGCAGGTGCGCCGAAAGATATCATCGGCTGGATCGATCAGCCTTCCGTCGAGCTATCCAACCAACTGATGCACCATCCCGATATCAACCTGATTCTGGCTACCGGTGGACCGGGTATGGTGAAAGCGGCATATAGTTCAGGTAAACCAGCCATCGGCGTCGGTGCCGGTAACACGCCTGTCGTCGTTGACGAAACGGCCGATATTAAGCGTGCCGTTGCCTCAATTCTGATGTCGAAAACCTTCGATAACGGCGTCATTTGTGCGTCAGAACAGTCAGTCATCGTGGTAGACAGCGTCTATGATGCTGTGCGTGAACGTTTTGCCACCCACGGCGGCTACATGCTCAAAGGCAAAGAACTGCATGCCGTACAAGGTATTCTGCTGAAAAATGGTTCACTGAATGCCGACATTGTGGGCCAGCCTGCACCGAAGATCGCAGAAATGGCGGGTATCACCGTCCCAGCGAACACCAAAGTGCTGATCGGTGAAGTGACGGCCGTCGATGAATCCGAACCCTTTGCCCACGAAAAACTGTCTCCAACGTTGGCGATGTACCGAGCGAAAGACTTCAATGACGCTGTCATTAAAGCGGAAAAACTGGTCGCAATGGGGGGGATAGGTCACACATCCTGCCTCTATACCGATCAGGACAATCAGCCAGAACGCGTGAATCATTTCGGTAATATGATGAAAACAGCGCGTATCCTGATTAACACTCCAGCTTCTCAGGGGGGGATCGGCGATCTCTATAACTTCAAACTCGCTCCGTCTCTGACGCTGGGCTGTGGCTCTTGGGGCGGAAACTCCATCTCCGAAAACGTCGGTCCGAAGCACTTGATCAACAAGAAAACGGTAGCCAAGCGAGCAGAGAATATGTTGTGGCATAAACTTCCTAAATCCATTTATTTCCGTCGTGGTTCACTGCCTATCGCCCTGGAAGAAGTCGCCTCCGATGGTGCAAAACGTGCATTTATCGTGACCGACCGCTTCCTGTTCAACAACGGTTATGTCGATCAGGTGACGTCTGTACTGAAACAGCACGGACTGGAAACCGAAGTGTTCTTCGAAGTTGAAGCTGACCCGACGCTGAGCATCGTGCGTAAAGGTGCCGAGCAAATGCACTCCTTCAAACCGGATGTGATTATTGCGCTGGGCGGTGGTTCTCCGATGGATGCCGCGAAGATCATGTGGGTGATGTATGAGCATCCTACGACCCACTTCGAAGAACTGGCACTACGCTTTATGGATATCCGTAAACGTATCTACAAGTTCCCGAAAATGGGCGTCAAAGCCAAAATGGTGGCGATTACCACCACATCTGGGACCGGTTCCGAAGTCACGCCGTTTGCCGTAGTGACCGACGATGCTACCGGACAGAAATATCCGTTGGCGGACTACGCGTTAACGCCAGATATGGCGATTGTTGATGCCAATTTAGTCATGAATATGCCGAAATCACTGTGTGCATTTGGCGGGCTTGATGCCGTAACACATTCGCTGGAAGCCTATGTTTCTGTGCTGGCAAACGAATACTCAGATGGACAGGCGTTACAAGCACTGAAGCTCTTGAAGGAAAACCTGCCAGACAGCTACCGTGACGGCGCGAAAAACCCGGTTGCCCGCGAGCGTGTACATAACGCGGCGACAATTGCAGGTATCGCGTTTGCCAACGCCTTCCTCGGCGTCTGTCACTCCATGGCGCACAAGCTGGGCTCAGAGTTCCATATCCCGCATGGCCTAGCTAACGCCCTGCTGATCTCGAACGTGATTCGCTATAACGCAAATGACAACCCGACCAAGCAGACGACGTTCAGCCAGTATGACCGTCCACAGGCACGCCGTCGTTACGCTGAAATAGCCGACCACCTGCGTTTGACTGCACCAAGCGATCGTACCGCACAGAAAATCGAGAAATTGCTGGGCTGGCTGGAAGAAATGAAGACCGAGCTGGGGATTCCAACGTCTATTCGTGAAGCGGGCGTACAGGAAGCCGATTTCCTGGCGAAGGTCGATAAATTGTCAGAAGATGCGTTCGACGATCAGTGTACTGGCGCTAACCCGCGTTACCCGCTGATTTCCGAACTTAAACAGATTCTGCTGGATACTTACTATGGTCGTAAGTTCTCTGAAGAAGAAAAAACGGAAGCGGTTGAGCCCGTAGTAAAATCCGCGAAAACCAGCAAGAAAGCTGCACAGTAA
- the oppA gene encoding oligopeptide ABC transporter substrate-binding protein OppA: MALYQDRGVYKVNTRKTKRYFVTSMIAAAVMASCVNVQAATVPAGVELAKEQVLVRNNGAEVSSLDPHKIEGVPESNVARDLYEGLVISDPDGHPIPGVAERWESSDFKVWTFHLRKDAKWSNGEPITAQDFVYSWQRLADPKTVSPYASYLQYGHLLNIDDIIASKKSPDSLGVKALDDHTLEVTLSEPIPYFYKLLNHSSLSPVNKTVVEKFGDKWTQPENWVGNGAYRLKSWVVNERLVLDRNTQYWDNAKTVINQVTYLPIASEVTDVNRYRAGEIDVTNNKLPIELFQKLKKEIPQEVKINPFLCTYYYEINNQKPPFNDVRVRTALRMGLDQDILTNKVKNQGDIPAYGYIPPFTDGLKAHTPEWFTWPQAKRNEEAKKLLAEAGYTAEKPLTFNLLYNSSDLHKKLAIAAASVWKQNLGVDAKLENQEWKTYLSTRHQGNYDVARAGWCADYNEPTSFLNSMLSDSSNNTTHYKSAEFDKLMQQAVQAKTDDDRAQIYQQAESQLDKDAAIIPVYYYANTRLVKPYVGGITGKDPLDNLRVKDLYIIKH; this comes from the coding sequence ATGGCGTTGTATCAAGACAGGGGCGTTTATAAAGTGAATACTCGCAAAACAAAACGATACTTTGTTACCAGTATGATTGCAGCAGCAGTGATGGCGTCATGCGTGAATGTTCAGGCTGCTACAGTACCTGCCGGTGTTGAGCTGGCGAAAGAGCAGGTTCTGGTGAGAAACAATGGCGCTGAGGTGTCATCATTGGATCCGCATAAAATAGAAGGTGTGCCGGAATCCAACGTCGCGCGCGACTTATATGAAGGGCTGGTGATTTCCGATCCTGATGGACACCCGATTCCTGGCGTGGCCGAGCGTTGGGAAAGCAGCGATTTTAAAGTCTGGACGTTCCATTTACGTAAAGATGCCAAATGGTCAAACGGCGAACCTATTACCGCGCAAGATTTCGTTTATAGCTGGCAGCGTCTTGCCGATCCGAAAACTGTTTCTCCTTACGCCAGCTATTTGCAATATGGTCATCTGCTGAATATCGATGACATTATCGCCAGCAAAAAATCACCCGATTCGCTGGGTGTAAAAGCACTCGACGACCATACGCTAGAAGTGACATTAAGCGAGCCGATCCCTTATTTTTATAAATTACTGAATCACTCATCGTTGTCTCCGGTAAATAAAACGGTGGTGGAGAAATTTGGTGATAAATGGACCCAGCCGGAAAACTGGGTAGGAAATGGTGCCTACCGTCTTAAATCCTGGGTCGTGAATGAGCGACTTGTGCTGGATCGTAATACCCAATATTGGGATAACGCCAAGACCGTGATTAATCAGGTCACCTATCTGCCGATTGCTTCTGAAGTGACCGACGTTAACCGTTATCGTGCGGGTGAAATTGATGTCACCAATAATAAATTACCCATCGAGCTATTTCAGAAGCTAAAAAAAGAAATCCCACAAGAAGTTAAAATTAATCCTTTCCTCTGTACGTATTATTACGAAATCAATAACCAGAAACCGCCATTTAACGATGTACGGGTGCGTACGGCGCTGCGTATGGGGCTTGATCAAGACATATTGACCAATAAAGTGAAAAATCAGGGCGATATTCCTGCCTATGGCTATATTCCTCCGTTTACGGATGGCCTGAAAGCGCATACACCAGAGTGGTTTACCTGGCCACAGGCGAAACGTAACGAAGAAGCGAAAAAATTGCTGGCGGAAGCGGGCTATACCGCAGAAAAACCGCTGACGTTTAATTTGCTCTATAACTCGTCCGATTTGCATAAAAAGCTGGCGATTGCGGCGGCCTCGGTCTGGAAACAGAATCTGGGCGTCGACGCAAAATTGGAAAACCAAGAATGGAAAACCTATCTCAGCACGCGTCATCAGGGCAATTATGACGTTGCGCGTGCCGGATGGTGTGCGGACTATAACGAACCGACATCGTTCCTGAATAGTATGCTGTCAGACAGCAGCAATAATACGACGCATTATAAGAGTGCTGAGTTTGACAAGCTGATGCAGCAGGCTGTTCAGGCGAAAACGGATGATGATCGCGCGCAGATTTATCAGCAGGCGGAATCTCAGTTGGATAAAGATGCGGCTATCATACCCGTCTATTACTACGCGAATACTCGACTGGTAAAACCTTATGTCGGCGGCATTACCGGCAAAGATCCGTTGGATAATCTGCGGGTGAAGGATCTCTATATCATTAAGCATTAA
- the oppA gene encoding oligopeptide ABC transporter substrate-binding protein OppA, with protein sequence MTHITTKKRVAAAIIAALSSTMAVSAFAATVPAGVQLAEKQELVRNNGAEVASLDPHKIEGVPESNVSRDLLEGLVISDVNGKTSPGVAESWDNKEFKVWTFHLRKDAKWSDGTPVTAQDFVYSWQRLADPKTASPYASYLQYGHLLNIDDIIAGKKSPDTLGVKAIDDHTFEVTLSEAVPYFYKLPVYAAMSPVNKAAIDKFGDKWTQPQNWVGNGAYKLKEWVVNEKLVLERNPQYWDNAHTVINQVTYLPIASEVTDVNRYRSGEIDMTYNYLPIELFQKLKKEIPNEVKVEPYLCTYYYEINNQKPPFNDVRVRDALRMGLSQDILTNKVKNQGDTPAYGFVPPYIDGFKAQTPEWFTWSQTKRNEEAKKLLAEAGYTASKPLTLTLLYNTSDLHKKMAIAAASIWKQNIGVEVKLENQEWKTFLSSRHQGSYDIARGGWCADYNEPSTFLNSMLSDSSSNTAHYKSKEFDALVAKSLQVKTDEERADVYQQAEALLNKDAVIAPVYYYANTRLVKPYVGGLTGKDPQDNVYVKDLYIIKH encoded by the coding sequence ATGACACACATCACAACTAAAAAAAGAGTAGCTGCCGCTATTATTGCGGCATTAAGTAGCACGATGGCCGTTTCTGCCTTTGCCGCGACCGTTCCCGCCGGCGTTCAGTTAGCAGAAAAACAGGAATTGGTTCGTAACAACGGTGCGGAAGTCGCTTCCCTCGATCCGCATAAAATCGAAGGCGTACCCGAATCCAACGTATCGCGCGATCTGCTGGAAGGGCTGGTCATTTCCGATGTTAACGGTAAAACCAGCCCCGGCGTAGCCGAAAGCTGGGATAACAAAGAGTTTAAAGTGTGGACATTCCACCTGCGTAAAGATGCCAAATGGTCAGATGGCACGCCGGTTACCGCACAAGATTTCGTCTATAGCTGGCAGCGTCTGGCCGATCCGAAAACGGCATCGCCTTATGCTAGCTATCTACAATATGGTCATTTGCTGAACATCGATGACATCATTGCAGGTAAAAAGTCCCCCGATACGCTGGGCGTTAAAGCGATCGACGATCATACGTTTGAGGTGACGCTTTCTGAAGCGGTGCCTTACTTCTATAAACTGCCTGTCTATGCAGCCATGTCTCCCGTTAATAAAGCCGCAATCGACAAATTTGGTGATAAATGGACGCAGCCACAAAACTGGGTCGGTAATGGCGCTTATAAGCTGAAAGAGTGGGTGGTGAATGAAAAATTGGTACTGGAGCGCAACCCACAATACTGGGATAACGCGCATACCGTGATTAACCAAGTGACATACCTGCCTATCGCTTCAGAAGTGACAGACGTGAACCGCTACCGTAGCGGTGAAATTGATATGACCTACAACTACCTCCCCATTGAGCTCTTCCAGAAGTTGAAAAAAGAAATCCCGAATGAGGTGAAAGTTGAGCCGTACCTGTGTACCTATTATTACGAAATCAACAACCAGAAACCGCCGTTTAACGATGTCCGGGTGCGTGATGCGCTGCGTATGGGGTTAAGTCAGGATATTTTGACGAACAAGGTGAAAAATCAGGGCGATACGCCAGCCTATGGTTTCGTACCGCCTTATATTGACGGCTTCAAGGCTCAGACGCCAGAGTGGTTCACCTGGTCTCAGACGAAGCGTAATGAAGAAGCGAAGAAACTGCTGGCAGAAGCCGGTTACACGGCAAGCAAACCGCTGACGCTAACCCTGTTATACAACACTTCCGATCTGCATAAGAAAATGGCTATTGCCGCTGCCTCGATCTGGAAACAGAATATTGGCGTAGAGGTGAAACTGGAAAATCAGGAATGGAAAACCTTCCTCAGTTCCCGCCATCAGGGTAGTTATGACATTGCGCGCGGCGGATGGTGTGCGGATTATAATGAACCGTCAACGTTCCTGAATAGCATGTTGTCAGACAGCAGCAGTAACACGGCACATTATAAGAGCAAAGAATTTGATGCACTGGTGGCGAAGTCTTTACAGGTGAAAACCGATGAAGAACGTGCAGACGTGTATCAGCAGGCCGAAGCATTGCTGAATAAAGACGCGGTAATCGCCCCTGTTTATTACTATGCGAATACCCGGTTAGTGAAACCTTATGTGGGTGGATTAACAGGCAAAGATCCCCAAGATAATGTTTACGTGAAAGATCTTTATATCATCAAGCACTAA
- the oppB gene encoding oligopeptide ABC transporter permease OppB — translation MLKFIFRRCLEAIPTLFILITISFFMMRLAPGSPFTGERNLPPEVMANIEAKYHLNDPIMTQYGNYLLQLVQGDFGPSFKYKDYSVNDLVATSFPVSAKLGAAAFILAIVFGVSAGVIAALNQNTKWDYTVMGFAMTGVVIPSFVVAPLLVLIFAITLRWLPGGGWNGGAPKYMILPMVALSLSYIASIARITRGSMIEVLHSNFIRTARAKGLPMRRIVLRHALKPALLPVLSYMGPAFVGIITGSMVIETIFGLPGIGQLFVNGALNRDYSLVLSLTILVGGLTILFNAIIDVLYAVIDPKIRY, via the coding sequence ATGTTAAAATTTATTTTTCGCCGCTGCTTAGAGGCGATTCCGACACTATTTATCCTGATCACCATCTCGTTTTTCATGATGCGATTGGCACCCGGCAGCCCTTTTACCGGTGAGCGTAATTTACCGCCGGAAGTGATGGCGAATATTGAAGCCAAATACCATCTGAACGACCCCATCATGACGCAATACGGTAACTACTTACTGCAATTGGTTCAGGGTGATTTCGGTCCTTCTTTTAAATACAAAGACTATTCCGTGAACGACCTTGTCGCGACGTCTTTCCCCGTTTCTGCAAAGCTGGGAGCTGCGGCATTTATTCTGGCGATTGTTTTTGGTGTGAGTGCGGGCGTAATCGCTGCGCTGAATCAAAATACGAAATGGGACTATACCGTGATGGGCTTTGCCATGACGGGGGTGGTGATTCCCAGCTTTGTCGTCGCGCCGTTACTGGTGCTGATTTTCGCCATTACGCTGCGTTGGTTACCCGGCGGTGGCTGGAATGGTGGGGCACCCAAATATATGATTTTACCGATGGTGGCGCTGTCTTTGTCCTATATCGCCAGCATCGCGCGTATCACCCGAGGATCTATGATCGAGGTTTTGCATTCTAACTTCATTCGTACCGCGCGTGCCAAAGGGCTGCCGATGCGCCGCATCGTCCTGCGCCATGCGTTAAAGCCTGCGCTGCTGCCCGTGCTTTCCTATATGGGGCCAGCGTTTGTGGGGATTATTACCGGCTCAATGGTTATTGAAACCATTTTTGGTTTACCCGGCATTGGGCAACTGTTTGTGAACGGTGCACTAAACCGTGACTATTCACTGGTACTGAGTCTGACGATTCTGGTCGGCGGCTTAACCATTTTATTTAATGCGATCATTGACGTGCTCTACGCTGTTATCGATCCGAAAATTCGCTATTAA
- the oppC gene encoding oligopeptide ABC transporter permease OppC yields the protein MFWNRKNVEALENFTEQAEIEGRSLWQDARLRFIHNRAALASLFVLAVITVFVIFAPMLSAFDYADTDWGMMSAAPDMTSGHYFGTDSSGRDLLVRVAIGGRVSLMVGVAAALVAVIVGTLYGAMSGYLGGKVDSVMMRLLEILNSFPFMFFVILLVTFFGQNMLLIFVAIGMVSWLDMARIVRGQTLSLKRKEFIEAAMVSGVSTRGIVLRHVVPNVLGVVVVYASLLVPSMILFESFLSFLGLGTQEPLSSWGALLNDGANSMEVSPWLLFYPAAFLVVTLFCFNFIGDGLRDALDPKDR from the coding sequence ATGTTTTGGAATCGAAAAAACGTTGAAGCGTTAGAGAACTTTACCGAGCAAGCTGAGATTGAAGGGCGCAGTTTGTGGCAGGATGCGCGTCTGCGCTTTATCCACAACCGCGCGGCATTGGCCAGCCTGTTTGTTTTAGCTGTGATTACCGTGTTTGTTATTTTTGCACCGATGCTGTCCGCATTTGATTACGCCGATACCGACTGGGGAATGATGTCAGCCGCGCCGGATATGACGTCAGGACATTATTTTGGTACGGATTCCTCCGGTCGCGATCTTTTGGTTCGTGTTGCCATCGGTGGACGTGTGTCGCTGATGGTTGGCGTCGCAGCGGCGCTGGTGGCTGTGATCGTCGGAACGCTGTATGGCGCGATGTCCGGTTATCTGGGCGGCAAAGTGGATTCGGTGATGATGCGTCTGCTGGAGATCCTCAACTCATTCCCATTCATGTTCTTCGTTATTCTGCTGGTGACGTTCTTCGGGCAGAACATGCTGTTGATCTTCGTGGCTATCGGTATGGTGTCCTGGCTGGATATGGCGCGTATCGTGCGTGGCCAGACGCTGAGCCTGAAACGTAAAGAGTTCATTGAAGCGGCAATGGTGTCCGGTGTCTCTACGCGCGGTATCGTATTACGCCATGTTGTGCCTAACGTGCTAGGCGTGGTGGTGGTGTATGCCTCTCTTCTGGTGCCAAGTATGATTCTGTTCGAATCCTTTCTGAGCTTCCTGGGGCTGGGAACGCAGGAACCATTAAGCAGCTGGGGTGCTTTGCTGAATGATGGTGCGAACTCAATGGAAGTGTCGCCGTGGTTACTGTTCTATCCGGCGGCATTTCTGGTTGTCACGCTGTTTTGTTTTAACTTTATCGGCGATGGCCTGCGTGATGCCCTCGACCCGAAAGATCGCTGA
- a CDS encoding ABC transporter ATP-binding protein, with product MSKIELIGAHDALLHVHDLRVTFKTQDGDVTAVNDLNFTLNAGETLGIVGESGSGKSQTAFALMGLLARNGRIGGSARFRGKEILNLPENQLNKLRAEEISMIFQDPMTSLNPYMRVGEQLMEVLMLHKRLSKSEAFEESVKMLDAVKMPEARKRMKMYPHEFSGGMRQRVMIAMALLCRPKLLIADEPTTALDVTVQAQIMTLLNELKREFNTAIIMITHDLGVVAGICDKVLVMYAGRTMEYGAARDVFYQPSHPYSVGLLNAVPRLDAEDEVLATIPGNPPNLLRLPKGCPFQPRCPYAMDVCHSAPALESFDDGRLRACFRAIEEVV from the coding sequence ATGAGCAAAATTGAATTAATTGGCGCGCACGACGCGCTGCTACATGTTCATGATCTCCGGGTAACGTTCAAAACGCAGGATGGAGACGTGACGGCGGTTAATGACCTGAACTTCACGCTCAACGCTGGTGAAACGCTGGGGATTGTTGGTGAATCCGGCTCCGGTAAATCACAAACTGCGTTTGCGTTGATGGGGCTGCTGGCTCGCAATGGCCGTATTGGCGGCTCGGCGCGTTTTCGTGGCAAAGAAATTCTCAATTTGCCTGAAAACCAGTTGAATAAGCTGCGTGCTGAAGAAATCAGTATGATCTTCCAGGATCCGATGACCTCGCTGAACCCTTATATGCGCGTCGGCGAACAACTGATGGAAGTGCTGATGTTGCACAAACGCCTGAGCAAAAGCGAAGCGTTTGAAGAATCGGTAAAAATGCTAGATGCGGTAAAAATGCCGGAAGCGCGTAAGCGTATGAAGATGTATCCGCATGAGTTTTCCGGCGGGATGCGTCAGCGCGTAATGATTGCAATGGCGCTGTTGTGCCGTCCGAAGTTGCTTATTGCCGATGAACCAACCACGGCATTGGATGTAACGGTTCAGGCACAGATTATGACGCTGCTGAACGAGCTGAAACGCGAATTTAATACCGCCATCATCATGATCACCCATGATCTGGGCGTCGTTGCGGGTATTTGTGACAAAGTGCTGGTGATGTATGCCGGGCGCACGATGGAATACGGTGCGGCACGTGATGTCTTTTATCAGCCAAGCCACCCGTATTCCGTCGGTCTGCTCAATGCCGTGCCGCGTCTGGATGCGGAAGATGAGGTGTTGGCGACTATTCCGGGTAATCCGCCTAACTTATTACGTCTGCCGAAAGGGTGTCCGTTCCAACCTCGCTGCCCGTATGCGATGGATGTCTGCCATAGTGCACCGGCGCTGGAATCTTTTGATGATGGCCGCTTGCGTGCCTGCTTTAGAGCGATTGAGGAGGTGGTATGA